The Saccharomyces eubayanus strain FM1318 chromosome XIII, whole genome shotgun sequence DNA segment GCATTATCTCCTGAAAGACAAGATGACGGACAAAGTCGTAGATTTCTTCTATATCTAGAAGAGTGCATAATATGTAAATCAATGCGTTAGGGGGCGCATTTTTGGCGTTGCTGACCTCGAAAAGCTTCGGGAAGGCGAAAAATTTCACCCCGATGGCTCGAAGATGACAAATTGCCCCCCTAGCTACGGCCATATAGGCTTGGCACCGACGAAAAAGGGAAAACGAGAAGAATGTCGTAcagaaactttttcaacaacgTGCAGATTCCTCAACGGCGCCCCTTTTTCGTTGTATAAGTAGGAACTATTCTTGGCTTGCGAACAACCAAATTTCTCGAGAACACTTCATAATTGAACCTTTTACTTCTGTTTACTAGTGTCTCAATAATTAATATATACAGTACTACAAGGTAAAAGAAATCGGCAATAATGGGTTTATTTGATAAAGTGAGGCAATTCACCAACAACGACAATAACAACGACAACAATAGTTCTGGCAACGATGGTCAAAATGATTATCTCTCCAAGGCTGAAAATATGATCGGTCAAGATAGACTCGACCGTTTAAAGTCTAAGGTCGGTGAGGATAGATTTGACAAGATGGAATCTAGAGTTCGTGATAAGCTTTCCAAAACTTCTCTAAGTGACAACAGcgacaacaacaactcTTCTAACGATTCTAACAACAAGTCCTCCTACGGCTCTTCCAACAACGATGATTCTTATGGTTCTTCTAACAACAACGATGACACTTACGGCTCttccaacaacaacgatgaTTCGTATGGTTCAtccaacaagaacaagtcCTCTTACGGCTCTT contains these protein-coding regions:
- the DDR48 gene encoding DNA damage-responsive protein 48, which encodes MGLFDKVRQFTNNDNNNDNNSSGNDGQNDYLSKAENMIGQDRLDRLKSKVGEDRFDKMESRVRDKLSKTSLSDNSDNNNSSNDSNNKSSYGSSNNDDSYGSSNNNDDTYGSSNNNDDSYGSSNKNKSSYGSSNNDDTYGSSNNNDDTYGSSTNNDDSYGSSNKNKSSYG